Within Bradymonas sediminis, the genomic segment AATAAGGTGCTCGCCGGCGGCTTCCGCTCGGGGACGCTTTATGAAGTCTCGGTCGCCGGGAATCAGCTGATCGCCAACGACTCCTGGTCAGTCGAGGGCGACTACGTCTGGCGCTTGGATAGTCTGGAAGACGGGACCATCTTGCTCGCCGCAGGCACGGGTGGGTTGGGGGTCTTTGATAGTGAGGTCAATAATCTCGCCTATTTAAGTGACGGCAATGAAGTCTACGATATCGAGGTGATTGATCAGAACCACGTGCTGACCGCCGGTCAGGCCGGGGTGCAGTTGGTTGACCTGAGCGACCGAAGCAACCCGAAGGTGATTGATGAAATTCCGATGTCGGAGGGCGCCTGGCGGGTGGCGGCAAATCAGGATGGGGACCTCGCCATTTCGGACGACTCCGGTGATGGAGTGACCTATTTGGGGCGCTATCGCTGATCAAGCGTAGCGCGACAGCTCTCAAATGAAAACGCCGCCCTCACAGCCGTGAGGGCGGCTTTTTCATCGCACAGCATCAACTTCTCACCACCCATAATCCTTATGAATCCGCATACCTTCGCTATGCAGCAGTGGGCCGACGACCTGGGTGACGCCCTCCAAAATCGCGGCGGAGCGCACCGGGGTGTGGTAGCCGTTGAGCTCGGTGAGGTCGTGGCTCGCCACGCTATAGTAGACCCGGGCCAGGCCGGCGGCGCGGATGCCGCCGGCGCACATCGGGCAGGGCTCGGTGCTGGTGTACATGACCATGCGCGCGCGCTCTTCGACCGAGAATTTTTGGCAGGCAAGGTGGGCAAGGTGCAG encodes:
- a CDS encoding nucleoside deaminase — translated: MLFSSNFDEFDHGAHLRRAFELANEAAERGDHPFGSVLVLDDEIVLTDSNRVVTENDIRRHPELHLAHLACQKFSVEERARMVMYTSTEPCPMCAGGIRAAGLARVYYSVASHDLTELNGYHTPVRSAAILEGVTQVVGPLLHSEGMRIHKDYGW